The following are encoded together in the Halopiger aswanensis genome:
- a CDS encoding phosphoadenosine phosphosulfate reductase family protein, with protein sequence MTENFPDYVDVDYDDGDGEDPEDYPHIQDKIEKAIEVTREGLEAYENPAVMWTGGKDSTLTLYFIKEVADRFDLEVPPAVFIDHYQHFDEIHDFVDHWADEWDLEVIYARNEDVGEYVDEHGLDPGDDIEISELSEHNQHHVREILEYEEDTFPFLLDTYVGNHLLKTVALNDALEEYDIDGVISGVRWDEQEARADETFFSPRHDPDIYPPHDRIQPILQFDEAAVWDAFWNFVVPDTVDEFPEEGYVPQADDDLPEGVTQADIPISPKYFAGFRSLGSEVSTEKSDEDPAWLQDLEGTTERAGRAQDKEDLMERLRDLGYM encoded by the coding sequence ATGACGGAGAACTTCCCCGACTACGTCGACGTCGACTACGACGACGGCGACGGCGAAGATCCCGAGGACTACCCGCACATCCAGGACAAGATCGAGAAGGCCATCGAGGTCACCCGCGAGGGCCTCGAGGCGTACGAGAACCCGGCCGTGATGTGGACCGGCGGCAAGGACTCGACGCTCACGCTGTACTTCATCAAGGAGGTCGCCGACCGCTTCGACCTCGAAGTACCGCCCGCGGTCTTCATCGACCACTACCAGCACTTCGACGAGATCCACGACTTCGTCGACCACTGGGCCGACGAGTGGGACCTCGAGGTCATCTACGCGCGCAACGAGGACGTCGGCGAGTACGTCGACGAGCACGGCCTCGACCCCGGCGACGACATCGAGATCTCCGAACTGTCGGAGCACAACCAGCACCACGTCCGCGAGATCCTCGAGTACGAGGAGGACACCTTCCCGTTCCTGCTGGACACCTACGTCGGCAACCACCTGCTGAAGACGGTCGCGCTCAACGACGCGCTCGAGGAGTACGACATCGACGGCGTCATCTCCGGCGTCCGCTGGGACGAGCAGGAGGCCCGCGCCGACGAGACGTTCTTCTCGCCGCGCCACGATCCGGACATCTACCCGCCCCACGACCGCATCCAGCCCATCCTGCAGTTCGACGAGGCCGCGGTGTGGGACGCCTTCTGGAACTTCGTCGTCCCGGACACCGTCGACGAGTTCCCCGAGGAGGGCTACGTCCCGCAGGCCGACGACGACCTGCCGGAGGGCGTCACGCAGGCGGACATCCCGATCTCGCCCAAGTACTTCGCCGGCTTCCGCTCGCTGGGCAGCGAGGTCTCGACCGAAAAAAGCGACGAGGATCCCGCCTGGCTGCAGGACCTCGAAGGAACGACCGAGCGCGCGGGCCGCGCCCAGGACAAGGAGGACCTGATGGAGCGCCTGCGCGACCTCGGCTACATGTAA
- a CDS encoding aldo/keto reductase has protein sequence MGVDDADAIDPELCPTASGIPMLGLGTWQNTGDQCAESVRTALETGYRHIDTAQGYDNEAAVGEGIARADVDREELFLATKVSTSNLAHDDVLETTRASLDRLGVETVDLLYVHWPAKTYDPEETLAAFSELYDEGLIEHVGVSNFEPEQLEVAVDVCDAPILANQIECHPLLPQKEIREACEHYDVEVVAYSPLARGGIFDRPEIREIADEYDVTEAQVSLAWLREKGITAIPKATGAEHIRDNFESLTLELAREDVDAIDAIAETNRTIDPGFAPWN, from the coding sequence ATGGGAGTCGACGACGCCGACGCGATCGATCCGGAACTGTGTCCGACCGCCAGCGGGATCCCGATGCTCGGCCTCGGGACGTGGCAAAACACGGGCGATCAGTGCGCCGAGAGCGTCCGCACGGCGCTCGAGACGGGCTACCGCCACATCGATACCGCACAGGGCTACGACAACGAGGCCGCCGTCGGCGAGGGAATCGCCCGAGCAGACGTCGACCGCGAGGAACTCTTCCTCGCAACCAAGGTCTCGACGTCGAACCTCGCACACGACGACGTCCTCGAGACGACCCGCGCGAGCCTCGACCGCCTTGGCGTCGAGACGGTCGACCTGCTGTACGTCCACTGGCCGGCCAAGACGTACGACCCCGAGGAGACGCTGGCCGCGTTTTCGGAACTGTACGACGAGGGGCTGATCGAGCACGTCGGCGTCAGCAACTTCGAACCCGAACAACTCGAGGTCGCGGTCGACGTCTGCGACGCGCCGATCCTCGCGAATCAGATCGAGTGCCATCCGCTGTTACCCCAGAAAGAGATCCGGGAAGCCTGCGAGCACTACGACGTCGAGGTCGTCGCGTACAGTCCGCTCGCGCGCGGCGGGATCTTCGACCGGCCCGAGATTCGGGAGATCGCGGACGAATACGACGTCACCGAGGCGCAGGTCAGCCTCGCCTGGCTGCGCGAGAAGGGGATAACGGCGATTCCGAAGGCGACCGGCGCGGAGCACATTCGGGATAACTTCGAGTCGCTGACCCTCGAGTTGGCTCGAGAAGACGTCGACGCGATCGACGCCATTGCGGAGACGAACCGCACGATCGATCCCGGATTCGCTCCGTGGAACTGA
- a CDS encoding DUF7333 family protein, translating to MEFDLPTTAAAFIAVIALGVGGLIAAPMMTTDTVLMMVAPSMIVFGLIMFGIGLLHGQYRASP from the coding sequence ATGGAATTCGATCTTCCCACGACCGCGGCCGCGTTCATCGCAGTGATCGCACTCGGCGTCGGCGGCCTCATCGCCGCGCCGATGATGACGACGGACACCGTCCTGATGATGGTCGCGCCGTCGATGATCGTCTTCGGGTTGATTATGTTCGGCATCGGTCTCCTCCACGGCCAGTATCGGGCGAGTCCCTGA
- a CDS encoding HalOD1 output domain-containing protein produces MARTLETEPDRVYERIVTEVAAIDGTDPMELPPLFNAVDPDALLSVFSATESGVSRSGRVEFPYAGYEITITFDDDPELRIERA; encoded by the coding sequence ATGGCACGGACACTCGAGACGGAGCCGGACCGGGTATACGAACGGATCGTGACCGAGGTCGCGGCGATAGACGGGACGGATCCGATGGAGCTCCCGCCGTTGTTCAACGCGGTCGATCCCGATGCTCTGCTGTCCGTTTTCTCGGCTACCGAATCCGGCGTTTCACGATCGGGCCGCGTCGAGTTTCCGTACGCCGGCTACGAGATTACGATCACGTTCGACGACGATCCGGAACTGCGGATCGAACGTGCGTAA